The sequence CCGCTCTTTTGGTAAATTTGAGCGATTTGCACCAGCGGCATTTCCTGCTCCTGGCTCGTCAGCAAGCTCGCTACCCAATCGACGCCGATGTCAGCCGATCCGCCCGCAACCTGCTGCTCAGGCACGATATCCGGTCCGCCAGGCAGGATTTGAACGTCCAGACCTTCGTCCTTGTAGTAGCCTTTGCTGAGCGCGACGTAGTACCCGGCAAATTGAGCCTGCGGCACCCATTTCAACTGCAGCTTAACCGGAACAAGGTCCGCTGAAGGCGCCGTGCTTGCTGCCGGAGCAGCCGAGCTTCCTGTGGAAGCAGTTGGCTCACTTCCCGAAGAACTATTGTTGCCTCCACAGCCTGCAAGAATCGACAATACCAACGCCATTACCGCCAATAACAGCACACCGCGAAATTTTCTGTTTTTTACGCTCATCAAACGAATTCCCCCCGCTGAAAATTTTGAATAGATTTGAGAAAATGATTTCTGGAACAATGTGGCTACCTCATGATGCGCTGTATGCAAACGGCCGGTCCCGATTCCTCAGGGGTAAGCCTAGCGGCCGATTGTACCGTTTATTCCTTTGCCTATGAAGCCCGCCGCGAAGGATGCCAGCGAATGAACACCTTCTCCAGCCTTTCCACCACCAGGTAAAAAATGACGCCGGCAACCGCCGCAAGCACGATGCATGACCAGCCGAGCGGCATTTTGGCGACCTTAATGGAGTTGGACAGCAGATAACCGAGCCCTCTCGAGGAGAAAAAGAATTCGCCGACAATCGCCCCGATCATGCTTGCCGTCGCGTTGATTTTCAGCGCGGTGAACACATAGGGCAGGCTGTTCTTGATCCGCAGGTGGCGGAACACCGCAGATTTGGGCGCGGCGTACGAATGCATCAGATCCAGCGCCAGCGGATCGATTGCCGCCATTCCTTTATAGGCGTTGATCGCCATCGCGGCCATCGTCGTCGCCGTTACAATGGCGATGCGGGAGCCCAGCCCATCGCCGAACCACAGGTTCATGATCGGCGCAAGCGCCACGATGGGAACGGCGTTCAGCGCGGCTACCAGCGTCAGGCTGCCGCTGCCCCATCTTGGCCAGGCCGTGGCGGCCAGGGCAATGATGAAACCAAGCGCCGAGCCGACAAGCATGCCTAGCACCGCTTCAGTGAGCGTATATCCCGTATAGGACAGCAGCAGGCTGATATTATCGCCCATCGCCTTCGCAATCGCCGACGGCAGCGGAAGCTGGTATTTCTTCAAATCAAATATCTTATGGATGACCTGCAGCTCCCACAGCGCCAGAAACAGGACGCCCGCGAGCACAGGAAGGATGACGCGAAAGATCGCGGCTTTCCGCGCACGGCGGCGCGGCTTGCCGTTCTGCGCGGGGGCCGCCGAAGGCGGCGGAGCCGGTTTAGCCGTCATAGCGGCTTGCGGACGGCTTCCATCCTCTTGGCTGCGAGCAGCAACCAGCGCTGCTTCACCAACTGTGTTGCCTTCCATCAGCGGCTGCCCCCTTTCGGACGGAATTCAGGCTGCCAAGGAGCAACAAGCCGCTCGATCAGGCTCATGAGCCCATAGCTGGCCATGCCGAGAAATGCACCGACCAGAATGGTCGACCAGAACATGTAAGTATGCGAAGGACCGTAATACAGATTGCGCAGCATAATGACGCCGATTCCATGCTGCGCGCCCATCAGCTCGACGAGAATCGCGCCGGTAACCGCAAGCGGAGCAGCGATCTTCAGTCCGCTGAACAGGCCGGGAAGGGCGGCGGGAAGCCGAAGCTTCCAATAGACGGCCCAAGGTTTGGCCGCGTAAGAATGCATCAGCTCGAGAGCCGAGAGATTGACGCTTCTGAGTCCCCGCAGCATATTGAGCGATACAGGGAAGAACGTAATATAACCCGAGATAATGATCCGCGAAATCTGCTCGTCGCGGACGATGCCGTAGATGATCGGGGCGAGGCCCAGGATCGGAATCATCTGTGATGCCACTGCGTAGGGGAAGGTAAGCTGCTCAATCGTCTTCGATACGCTCATCAGCACCGCGAGCAGCACCCCTGCGGCGGCGCCGAGCAGGAAGCCGATGGCGGCGTTCCCGAAGGTCGCGGCCCCCTCTTTCAGCAGTGTGCCTGCGTACTGAAAGAGCGTCGCAACCAGCTCATGCACATAGGGCAGCTTCGATTGGGCCAGCGGCGTATGCACTACATTCAGCAGCACCCACGAAAGGGCCTCCCAGACAATCAGCAGCCCTGCTACCCAGACAAACAGAGGCAGGAACCGCCCTTTGGCCAGCATGCTGTTTCCTTTCATAAATTACACTCCCTCGAAGCTGTCGCGAATGCCTGCGATCAGATCAAAAAATTCCGGACTGTTTCTCATCTCGGCCGTCCGCGGACGCGGCAGAGGAATATCAACTACCGCCGACAGGCGGCCCGGATGCGGGGACAGTACGAAGACCCGGTCAGACAGGAAGATGGATTCGGGAATGCTGTGAGTAACGAATACAACCGTGTTGCCTACCTTGCTCCACACGGATAACAGCTCTTCATTTAGACGCTCGCGTGTGAATTCATCGAGGGCCGAGAACGGCTCATCCATCAGCAGGATTTCCGGTTCCATCGACAACGCCCGGGCGATGGCCACCCGCTGCTGCATCCCTCCGCTCAGCTGCCAAGGGTATTTGTCGGCGAAGCCCTTCAGGCCGACAAGCTCCAGCAGCTCCAGCGCCTTCTCGTCGCGGCGGGCTTTCTTGACGCCCATTAGCTCCAGCGGTAGCGTGATATTGTCCTTCACCTTGCGCCAGTCGTACAGCACGGGGCTTTGAAAGACGATGCCGTATTTCTGGGCGAGCCGCGCCTCCTTGGCGCTCTTGCCGGCGACCGTTACCCGGCCTCCCGTCGGCTCGATCAAATCGGCCATCAGCCGAAGCAGCGTTGTCTTGCCGCAGCCGGACGGGCCAAGCAAAGAGACAAATTCTCCCTTGGCGATATCCAGGCTCACCTGATGCAGCGCCAGAACTTCCGCCGTATCCGTCTGATAGCGCATCTCCACATTTTCCAATTCAATTTCAGGAACCTTTGCCGCAATAAGTGACATCGATATTCCCCCCATTCCCGAATTATTTGTATAAATGGCATGTAAGTTAACACCATATTGATATTTACGGAAAAGTCACATCGTCCATGTAGCTTTAACTAACATGTTACACTGTGCTCTTGCCCCTCACACTAGACAAAAAGTAAAATAGCTTTGAGGAATTTCCGTCATTTTGTCCAGCACGTCAGTTTGAGTAACACGATTTCACTTTTTCGAGGCTGATCAAGCCCGCAGCCGGGCTTTAGCCCCCTCTTTTTTGTTTTTCACCTGCTGTATTCAGTTTAAATAGAAGGTATCCGGGTACTACCCGCATTCATTTGTGTTAAGAATAGGAGGAGATCGCCTGTGATCAAGGTCGGTTTGACGGGATTTGGCGACCATGATGAACTGTATGGAAAGATTAAACCCGCAGACCGTTTGTCCGCATACAGCGCACATTTTTCCATCGTGGAGATCGACAGCTCCTTTTACGCCGTGCAGCCGGTTAAAAATTACATCAACTGGGTAAATCAGACCCCCGATGATTTCGGTTTTATTGTCAAAGCCTATCAGGGTATGACCGGGCATCTGCGGGACAAAAAGAATTACTTCGATACCGCCGAAGACATGTTTCGGGCGTTTCATACCTCCATTGAACCCGTCATAGAGGCGGGCAAACTGACGATGACGCTTTTCCAGTTCCCGCCCTGGTTTAACTGCACGAAAGAAAACGTGGATGTGCTGCGGGAGACGAAAGAAAGGATGCTGGATGTGCCCTGCGCGCTCGAATTCCGCAACTCCACCTGGTACAGCCCGGAATACCAGGAGCGGACGCTGGCTTTTATGAAAAAAGAAGGCTGGATTCATACGGTGGTTGACGAGCCTCAGGCCGGAATCGGCTCCATTCCGATCGTGTCCGTGGCAACTTCGCCGGAAGCAACTTATGTGCGGATGCATGGGCGAAACGCCCAAGCCTGGCATCAAAGCAGCCATCCCGAATGGCGCAAGCTGCGCTATTTGTACCGCTACAGCACGGAAGAACTGACAGAATGGCTGGGCCGGCTGAAAGAATTGGAGAAGGACTCTAAGAATGTGTATGTCGTCTTCAACAACAATTCGGCGGGCGATGCCACGCCTAACGCTAAAGAGCTTCAGGCTCTCCTTGGCGGAGAAGACAGCGGACTGGCGCCGCTGCAGCTTGACCTATTTGACCATCCGTCATGATTTGCATATATTAACTACGTCTATGCCGGATCAAACATTCAGGAGGCCGATCATGATGAAACGCAATCATACGATGATGCAGTTTTTTGAATGGCATGTGGCAGCCGACGGCCAGCACTGGAAGCGTCTGGCAAGGCTGGCGCCGGAGCTGAAAGCGGCGGGAATCGACTCCGTCTGGATTCCTCCGGTGACGAAGGGCCAATCTGCCGAGGACACCGGATATGGGATATACGATCTGTACGATCTTGGGGAATTCGATCAAAAAGGCACCGTCCGGACGAAGTACGGCACGAAGCAGGAGCTGATCGACGCGATTGCGGAATGTATGCGGCACGGTATTGCGGTCTATGTGGATGTGGTCATGAACCACAAGGCCGGCGCGGATGAAACGGAGGCGTTCAAGGTCGTTGAGGTTGATCCGGCCAACCGCCTAAAGGTCATATCGGGGCCGTTCGAAATCGAAGGCTGGACGAAGTTCACGTTCCCGGGACGCGGCGATGAGTATTCCTCGTTCAAATGGAATTTCGAGCATTTTAATGGTACGGACTATGACGCCAGGAAAGGACGGACCGGCATCTTCAAGATTATCGGCGAGAACAAGGATTGGAACCGCAATGTGGACGATGAGTTCGGAAATTACGATTATCTGATGTTCGCCAATATTGATTACTGCCAACCTGTCGTCCGCTCCGAAATGCTGGAATGGGGAAAATGGCTCGTCGATACGCTTCAGTGCAGCGGCTACCGCCTGGATGCGATCAAGCATATCAACTATGATTTCATCAGGGAATTCGCGGCGGAAATGACCCGCAAGCGCGGAGAGGACTTCTATATTGTCGGCGAATTCTGGAACCCGGATGTGGAGGCCTGCCGCCAGTTTCTGGATACGGTCGATTATCAGATCGACCTGTTCGATGTGGCGCTCCACTACAAATTCCAGGCCGCTTCGCTGGGCGGCAGGAACTTCGACCTGACGACTATTTTCCATGACACGCTGGTGCAGACGCATCCCACCAATGCCGTCACTTTTGTCGATAACCATGATTCCCAGCCCCATGAATCGCTGGAGTCCTGGGTCGGCGACTGGTTCAAGCCCAGCGCGTATGCGCTGATCCTGCTCAGGCTGGATGGCTATCCGGTCGTATTCTACGGCGACTATTACGGCATCGGCGGACCGTCGCCGATTAACGGCAAACGCAAAGCGATTGACCGGCTGCTGTACGCCCGCTACCACAAAGCCTACGGGGAGCAGAACGATTACTTCGACCATCCGAATACCATCGGGTGGGTTCGACGGGGTGTGGATGAAATTCCGGGCTCGGGCTGCGCGGTCGTCGTATCGGGCGGAGACGACGGCGAGAAGCGCATGTTCGTCGGAACGAAGCGCGCCGGAGAGTCCTGGACCGATCTGACGCTGAACCGGGACGACACGGTAGTGATCGGGAGGGACGGATGGGCCGTTTTTCCGGTAAATAGCGGCAGTGTGTCCGTATGGGCGCTGCCGGTGGAGCAGCCGGACGGAGACGAAAGCGCCTTGGAAAATACCCTTGAGACGGATACGACGGCAGAAGCGGCAGCCGGGGAGAAATAAGCAACAGAGGTTAGATGTGAAGAGCTCCGGCAGAGGGGAGCTCTTTTTTATTGAATTCGATTATCAATGCAGAAATATCGAACTCCGCTTGGAGTGTAGGCCGTTCAGGAAGCAGACATACGTGTGAAAAACGGAAAGCCCCGCTGTCCGCGCAGGATGCATGCGGACAGCGGGGCTATTTGTTATAAGTGCGTGATATACTTCATTTGTGGCTTAGGACAAGCCTTATTCGTGCGCGCTCTCGCCAACCCAATCCGAGCTTCTTTTGCCGACAATCCGTTCGATCGGATAGACTCTCCATACGGCGGTGACAACCGAAGCGCATAAAGCGGCCTTGAGGAAGTCTCCCGGCAGGAACGGCAGCATGCCCGCAGTCAGCGCTTTGGTCAGCGTGTCCAAGCTGGGAATGGAGTGAGCCAGCCAGGCTACACCGGTCGGATAGACAAGCAGGGAGCCGAACAGGAAGTTCACCCCGAGCAGCTTGCCGAAGGTGAATTTGCCCTGCGACATCCGCTCTGCGGACCATCCGATCAGGAAAGCCGCAAACGGCCAAGTGATGATGTAACCGGCGGTCGGTCCGACCAGGACGGACATTCCTCCTCTTCCCGCCATTACGGGAAACCCGGCGGCGCAAAGGCCAATGACGATCAGGACAGCGAGCGCTCCATATCTGGCGCCCAGTACGGAACCAGCCAGCATGACAGCCAGCGTCTGCAGGGTAATCGGCACCGTTGAGAACGGAAGCGATACTTTCATCGAGCTTAACGCGATCATCACACCTGCAAAGAGCGCGCTGAAAATAAGTCCGCGCAAGGACCATCTGTTCATGAGTTGATTATTCCTCTCCATTTTTTTAAATTAATATAACATCTCACGTCAAATACATCAATCCGTCAATCCGTTAATCCGTTAATTTGTTATAATCGATAACGCAAGTGTGAGACACTCTCTACGAAAGCGAGCGTAAATATGATTCATGCCAATCAATTGACCCTGTCGCTGCGGGACGGCCAGCAAAGCCTGACGGTGCTTCAGGATATTCATATACATATCAAAAAAGGGGAATGGGTCGCGCTGACGGGCGCCAACGGCAGCGGCAAATCCAGCCTTGTCCGGACCTTCAACGGTCTGCTCATCCCATCCGGCGGCAGCCTGACGGCGGCCGGGCTGGATTTGCGGTCGGCCGCAAACCGCAGTGCCGTCAAGCAAAGCATTCAGCTCGTCTTCCAGAGCCCGGAAGCCCAAACCATCGGCTCGACGCCGGAGGAAGACGTAGCCTTCGGCCTAGAGAACCGGGGAATTCCCCGGGAAGAGATGAAGGCGCGGACGCTGCACGCGCTGCGGCAGACGGGCCTCGGGCATAAAGCCGCTGTTCCCGTATCGGACCTGTCGGGTGGAGAGCGGCAGCGCCTGGCGATCGCCTGCTGCCTTGCGCTGGAGGCGGAGATGATTATCTTTGACGAGGCGACCTCCATGCTGGACCCGGTCTCGCGCAAAGAGATTTTCGCGTTCAGCCGAGAGCTGTGGCGGCGGGGAGTAACCGTGCTGTGGGTCACGCAGCGGATGGAGGAACTGGCGGCCGGGGAACGCGTAGCCGTTATGGACAAGGGGCGGCTGGTGTACGACGGCGATCCGCGTACGCTGTTTTACCGCTCCGGGCTGCCTGCCGCGCTACGCTGGGAAGATCCCCCCGTCATCGGCATTGGCCGAATGATGCAGGATAACGGCTGGCCGGCTGAGCTTCTGCCGCTTACGGAGCAGGAACTGGAGGAAGCGCTATGGCGGTACAGTTAACCGGGGTGTTCTACCATTACGGCCAATCCCCCGCCCTAAGCAATATCGATCTGCTGATTCCGGAGGGCGGCGTTACGGTTCTGTGCGGAGTAACGGGCAGCGGCAAATCGACGCTGCTGCGGCTGCTGTCCGGACTCGCGAAGCCTACTTCGGGCAGTATTGACTATCCGCCGGAAAGCTCTGCCGCCTCCGTCTCCATCGTCTTCCAGCAGCCGGAGAGCCAACTCTTCGCAGGAAGCGTCAGACAGGATGTCGAGTACGGCCTGGAGCAGCGTGATGTTCCGGAGCCCCGGCGAAGCGAGGCGGCGGCCCGGGCGATGGAGCAGGCCGGACTCGATCCTAAGCGATACGGCCAGCGGTCGCCGTTCCTGCTGAGCGGCGGCGAGAAGCGGCGGGTCTGCATCGCAGGCGCCATCGCCCCGCTGCCAAGGCTCCTGCTGCTGGACGAGCCGACGGCCGGGCTTGATCCCCCCGCCGCCCGCGCGCTGCTGGATACCGTCAAGGAATTGAAACAGGGCGGCTATACCATTGTGATCGCCACCCATGACCTGGACAGCTTCTTCCCCTTGGCGGATCAGGTCGCGGTCCTGTCGCACGGGGCCTTGCGGTACAGCGGCCCGGCCCCCGGCTTATGGACCAAGGCCCGCGTGCTCGAAGACGCGGGCCTGGAACCTCCGGCCTACATCCGGATCGGCCGGATGCTTATGCGCCAAGGCAGGCTGGACGCCCTGCCCGCCAGCGCCGGGGAACTGCTGGCCAGGCTGGACAAGCGCAGCCTGGTGTACCGCGGGAGCGGCGCCGCTTCCTCTCCCGGCGCCGGGGAATGGCCTTCTGCGGACAAGGACAGCCTTGCCTTGTCCGCAGAAGGCGGGCCCTTGCCGGCGGACGGCGGACCGCCGGCAGAGGGCATGCCGCCGCCGGCGAATGACGGCCGCCCGGCAAGGAGCGGAGGGCGCCGCGTTTCAGGCGACGGCAGCGCGGCGCAGTCTCCGGTGAGCGGAGCCGCCGCCGATGCAGGCGCCCGCCCTGCGGCAGATGCAGCCGCCTTGAAGTTCCGCAGCGGATCGGTCTTGCAACTGCTCGACCCCCGTGTAAAGTGGCTGACGATGATATTGTGGTCGCTGGTGATTCTGCAAATAAAGGGAGCCTTGCCGCTGGCGCTTGCCGCGCTGATGATCGGCGGACTGATAGCCGCTGCGGGCATTCCCCGGAAACGGACAATCTGGTTCTATCGGCCGTTCCTGCCGATGTTTCTGTTCCTGTGGCTGCTGTCCGCCTTTTCTTGGCGCGGCACGGATACGGGGATGCCCTTCCAATTCTCCGCCGAAGGAGCCTTAATAGGCGGTCTGTCCGTTCTTCGGCTGGGGCTGCTCATCTCGCTCGGCTTCCTGTTCACGGAGACGACATCGGGAGCGCCGCTGCGCGAAGGGCTGGAGTGGGCCATCAAGCCGCTGGGCAAACTGGGCGTCAGAACGCGGAATTGGTCGCTCGCCGTTTCCGTTACTCTACAGTTCATCCCCTGGGTTCTAGGGAAAATTTCATCACTGCAGCTGGCGCTCGCCTCCCGGGGAAACCGAAAGCGTGGACGGATGCGCTGGACGCCAAAGCAGATTTCATTGATGGCCGTCCCTCTGCTCCTCCAAGTGATCGGCATGGGCGATGAACTGGCCACCGCCATCGAAGCCCGGGGTTATGACCCGTCGAAGCCGCGCACGCCCTGGCTTGTTCTGAGCTGGCGGCGGCGGGATACGGCGGCGGTGCTTATCGCCATGCTCTCGGCGGCGCTGCTGTGGTGGGCCTCGGCCTAGCCCGAAGCTCCTTGAGAGCTGCGACCGGCAATATCGGAGAGAGAGGCAAGCCGATGCTCCAGTTTTTCCACGGGGTCATGGAGGCCATGTTGGAAGAAGATGGCGGCACCAGTTAGAATCGTCAACTCTCCGCGCTAATTTTGAGCCCGCGCTGATGCGTACATAAATAAGCATAAGCCTGCCGGAACCCATGAGGGCCACAGCAGGCTTATTGGCGTTTTCTTCATTTTGATTTCGGCTTGCGGGATACAAGCCTAACCAAATCCAGCGTCAGAACGGGCAGGGACAGGGAGACGGGATAAGCCAAGTAGCGGGGTTCCCATTCCGGTGAAAATTTTTCTTTATAGCGGCGCAGGCCCAAGAATCCGTACCAATGCCCTCCATGCTTGAACACGACATGGGCCATTTTCTCTTCGCGAAGCGCTCCTGGGTTCCGCCCTACGCTGGACAGGGGCGCGTTGCCAAGGTTAAACCGCTCGTATCCCTGAGCCTTCGCCCATTCCAGCAGGGAAATAAACAGGAAATCCATCGTTCCGTTCGGACTTTTCAGGCGGTGGCGCATCAGGTCGATTGAAATGGTAACTCCTCCGTCATAGCCTGGTGCGAGCGAGGCAAAGGCGATAACGGCGCCCCCGGCATCCCGAAGGAGGGCAATCGGCGCAAGCTGCAAATAGGATTCGTCAAACCATCCGAGCGAAAATCCTTTTTCCGCCCGGCCTCTCAGCCATTCCTCCGAAATCGAATGAAGTTCTTTCAGCAGCTCCGCCGCAAACGGAGGCTCCGCCAATTCAAACTTGCAGCCTTCGCGGACAAACCGGTTCTTTACGCTCCGCAAGTCGCTGTTTCCCTTGCCGCTTAGAGTGAACTTGTCCAGCGGAACCAGCGCCTCCTCGCCGAGCTTAAAGAAATGGTAGCCCTGCTCATGGTAGATCGGCAAGTAGTCAGGCGTCGCCTGGTAGAAGACGGCGGAAAGTCCGTACCGGTCGGCCTCGGTCCGGAATTCGCTGATTGCGTCGTTCACCAGACCTTTGGGTCCAAGCGGGTCGCCAAGCACGACAGCCTTGTCCCGCACTCTGGCGAACGGAAGCATGACCTTGCCGTCCTGCGCCCAGTAGAAGCTCTTGTCCCCCGTGAAGAGCATATGGGTCAGCGCGTTCCCGGATTCCGACTTAAGATAACGCCTTAGCCGGTCCATATCCGGCGGCGCGGTTAATGCCTCCGCACGGCGGTTGGGCCGAAGCGCCACAATCATCGAGAACAGCAGCCACGCGGTCACAAGTCCGCCCACAGCCGAAAAGGCAAAATGGCTGTGCTGCTGCAGCCACTCGGTCGGCGCGCCGGGCCGCAGAGCTTTAAAGAAGCCGCGATGCGAGTAGCTTGCCAGCAGATAGTAGCTCAGGGCGATACCGGAAGTCAGCAGCAGCCACCACAGCAGGCTTTGCCGCGAAATCGGCGCGCTGACCCGGTAGAAACGCGCCCTTGAAATCCATAGAAGAAAGGCCACTAACAGCAAAAAGAGCGCCTCTTCGTAATCAAATCCCTTGGTGAAGGCAAACACGGCGCCAAGAGCCAGCGTAATGCTTGACCAGATATAGGCTCTACGTATCCGCAGCGAGATGCCCCGGGACAGCAGCACCAGCATAAAACCGATGACCACGGCCAAATGATGCGATACCCGCATGATCGGAAGCGACAACAGCTCCTCCATGAAGCGCAGACGGTAGAGCAGCTCGGGCGTAGCCGCCGACAACAGCAGAAGGAGGCCGGCTGCAAGCACAAGCTTGCCGAGCGCCCACACGCCAAGATCGCTAAGGAAGGTATATTGTCCAGGCCAAGTCCAAATCCTCTGCCAAGTATTAAGGGGAGTTTCCAGCGCCGAGCTGCGCAGTAGCCGTATGCCCTGCTGTCCGATTTCAAGCGCAGCCAGCACAAGCCCGATCAGCCATGGAATAACAAAATAGAACAGCCGGAAAATGACGAGCACAGCCATCGCCCGCTCGCTGGAATAGCCCATCTGCTGAATTCCCAGCAGCGCGATAAGATCAAATGCGCCGATCCCTCCGGGAGCCATGCTGAGTATGCCCGCAATCGCCGCGATCACATACAGGCTCATCATCGGCTGAAAAGGAGCGCCGCCCAAAATATGCTTCGCGATCACCGAAAAGGTAATTCCCGCGCTTAGCCATTCCAACAGCGAGGAGCCTACCGAAGCGTATACCGTCATCCACGGCGTTTTTCCTTCTCCCCGGTTGATCCATTTGGCGAACAGCGAGGAGCGCTGCAGCATGATAAAGAAAGGCAAATACAGCGCCATACCCCAGACGGCGAATACAAGCCAGCGATGCTTATGAAACAGCCCCTCCGCCGGCAGAATGCCGAAAATGCTGGCCCAGGACAGCAGCGACAGGCCCGTAATCATCAGCGGAGACAAAAAAACGATCGCCGGTGTCAGGACCGCTGCGGGTACTCCGCTTTTTTTATAGAGCAGCGTACGTAGGCCGACTCCAGCCAGACCGGCAAATCCGATCAAATTATTAAAGGTATTGGCAATCCACGAATAGCGGAAGGTGCTCCAAACCCCGATTTTCATCCGATAGTGGGCCCGGATTAGAAAATCGTAAGCGCTCATCAATGCAACCGCCGCCAACGCCGTCCCCATCATCTGCATAATGCCCTGCGCCGGAATTAGCCTAAGTTCCCGCAGCGTCTTGGCAAGCCGGACTCCTTTCAGTTCATGCTGCCCTTCCCAATACACAAACGCGATAATCAGTACAGGGACAAGCACCCGTACCGCCTTGATGCGATAAATGGACGCCAGCAGCCTTATCAATTTTAATTGTTCTAATCTTGGTTTATGTGCATGCATATCTCTACCTGCCTTTGGTTGCATAAGCCGGGTCTTCGCCCTTTGCGGGCCAGAAATACGGCTGTCGTGAGTATTATATCCATTTGACGGCAGCCATTTCCAAATTCCCTGAAATCCTTTAAAAATCCTACCCCGAACAAGCCCCTTTATGCAACAAATGACGAAAAAACCATGCCAAAACTCGCTCCTTTTGTTTCGTTCATCCCTTTGTTATAAGGCCCTCCCCTTATACCATTGCCCGTCAAAAGAAAGGTTCAGCGCCTGTCCGAGCACAGTGCCAAATTGTATGAAATTTCTTCCGGTTGCCGTGATCAGATTCCCGTCCCGGACCACAGGCTCCCCGGAATAATTCTCCGCTTCAAAAACGCCTGTCTTTTTCCGATTTTCCTCGGTCATTCCGATCGTATATTTCTTCCCTTGCAGAAGCCCTGCTTTTGCCAGCAGAAACGGCGAACTGGAAATACTTGCAATGACGGAAGCATTGCTCCCTGTTTTCCGTATAAATTCAATTAAATCCGCCTCATTCTGCAATGCCAGTACATCCATACATCCTGTTAACAAAAGGCTGTCTATTTCCGCCTGGTTGGCCTGGTCAATCGTCGTATCGGGAATACATGTCAGCCCTGCCTCTCCCCTAACCGGCCGATCATTCAACCCTATCGTTACAACGGGCTTCTTCCCTTGCATAAGAATGGACAATGCGACAGTCAGTTCGTATTCGCTAAATTTCGGATACAATAGTACCGCCGTTTTTTTCACAGATTTCCCCCGCTCACCGCGATATAACCGCAATCATTATATATTATTTCAGACTTTTCCAAGTGTACCATAGCTGGCTCCATTGAGAAACTGGTACCCTAGCGGTACTGCGCGTCATGCTTGAAACCTCGTTGTTCACCCCCGGAAACGGCTATTCCCAGAATGCATCCTTCCATAACGGAGCTGCAAGTCGCCCTTAAGACTTTAGAAAAGCTTTATCCTAACCAAGAGTTCAAGATAACTATCTGAAATCTATAACAATAGCCGCGGCAGCATGCCGCGGCTAAACGTATTTCAGGCTTCAGATCTCAATAACTCCGCAGGCTTATTCGAGCGTTTCGGCAATACCGGCTTACGCCCCCTTTTGTCCAACGGCCTTTCTTGCCCGGCCGCCGATCAGCAGGATGCCCAGCAGAATGATCCCGAGCCCCCCCACCGTATTCAAATAGATCGGTTCATGCAGAAAAATGACTCCCCACAGCAGTCCGAACACCGGGACAAGAAAGGTTACGCTCACCGTTCTGACCGCGCCCACACTGGCGATCAGCCGAAAATAAAGCAGGTAGGCAAAAGCGGTGCATGCCAGCGCGAGGCCAAGCACCGACAGCGCCGCTGCCATTGTCGGCCGCTCCGGCGGCGGGAATACCGCAGCGAGCGGCAGCAGCCAGATCGCGGCTCCAAGCTGCTGGCCGATGGCGAGCGTCAGCGGCTGCACTCCTTTGCCGACCCGTGCGGCATAGAGCCCCCCGAATCCATAGGCCAGCGCGGCCCCCAGCGAGAACAAGACGGAATACAGCACGGTCTTGTCCAGCG is a genomic window of Paenibacillus durus ATCC 35681 containing:
- a CDS encoding DMT family transporter, which produces MNRKDVSALLLLALVWGASFLFMRIASPVFGPVVTTELRVAIAAAALLLYASLARSRIEIRRHWKPFLLLGGLNAALPFSLICAAELHLNASLAAILNATTPIFAALAAWGTGGERPGLTRSVGLILGLGGVGVLVGWSPEPLDKTVLYSVLFSLGAALAYGFGGLYAARVGKGVQPLTLAIGQQLGAAIWLLPLAAVFPPPERPTMAAALSVLGLALACTAFAYLLYFRLIASVGAVRTVSVTFLVPVFGLLWGVIFLHEPIYLNTVGGLGIILLGILLIGGRARKAVGQKGA